The following is a genomic window from Flavobacteriales bacterium.
TTATTTGGAGGCTTTGGGAATTGCCGCAATGGAACCGGCCATAAGCATAAATGAGCTTCTCAGCTTCGGAGAAATGAACCAGCGAACCTATGGTATCTGCTTAGAGAACGGGTTGCTGAACACCCAACAGCTGATAGCCTTTTACCGTAAACACGGAGACTTCAAGTCGTTGCGCCATTGTGGAGCAATAGGCAGTCATATACTGGTGTCTCTTTGCAAAAAATACGTTGGTTTGAAAAGCTGCGAATTGCAGATGACGGACGGTGCCGTTGATTTTGATAGGCTTCGGAACGCCAAGACCGCTTTGGACAACGGCCATCTGGATGTGCTGATCATACTTGGCAAAACAGATGGTTCAAGACCTGGAGCAAACACCCCCATCCGTGGTAGGATAGGTTGGTGCAGAAATGAATATTGAACCGTAGAGCATGAGCAGGTCAAGAGTGGCGCTTAATGCAGTTTTAAGCGGGTTTGCCATGGATCTCAATGGCCAAGAAGGTCTTGTCATCAACTTGTGCACGCGTGCCTCTCCAATTCTCAAATGTTCGATGAAAAATCTGACGCTGCTCTGAAAATGACCTGTTGCCAACTTCTGAAATGAGCGTCCTTATCCTTGGTTTTCCAAATTTACGGTCAGCTGACCCGCCAAACTGGTCCACTACTCCATCCGTTAACATATAGAGCCTGTCCATTTCATTCAGTATAATTTCCTTAGATGAAAACTGGTGGTCCGAGTAGGTTCCTGTTCCAATAGAAAGCCTATCGCCTCGGTGTTCGGTCAAAGTTCCATTACGAAACAGGTATAGCGGAGTTGATGCCGAAGCAAATGACAATCTTTCTTCTTCAAAACAGCACAGGCAAATGTCCATTCCATCAGACATGCCCTTGGCACCACCTTGCCTCCAGGATAAAGACAGCATATTCTGACATTTATTCAGAATATCTGCAGGATCTGTTAGCCCGTGTTCATCAACGCATCGGTTCAAGGTATCCATGCAAATTACCGTAAGGAGCGCGCCCGAAACGCCATGTCCGGTACAATCTGCAAGTGCCAGCAAATTCTTGTTTCCGATCTTTCTGTGCCAATAGAAGTCGCCAGACACCACATCGCGGGGTTTCCAGATGACAAAAGTTTCAGCTATCCCTTTCATAGCTTCTGAAAGATTGGGCAGAAGATATTGTTGGATCT
Proteins encoded in this region:
- a CDS encoding SpoIIE family protein phosphatase; translated protein: IQQYLLPNLSEAMKGIAETFVIWKPRDVVSGDFYWHRKIGNKNLLALADCTGHGVSGALLTVICMDTLNRCVDEHGLTDPADILNKCQNMLSLSWRQGGAKGMSDGMDICLCCFEEERLSFASASTPLYLFRNGTLTEHRGDRLSIGTGTYSDHQFSSKEIILNEMDRLYMLTDGVVDQFGGSADRKFGKPRIRTLISEVGNRSFSEQRQIFHRTFENWRGTRAQVDDKTFLAIEIHGKPA